In Candidatus Promineifilum breve, one genomic interval encodes:
- a CDS encoding beta propeller repeat protein: MTNGRADMDSYVFLAINNRQIVRAACANGGWQVETVLADPAPVTLAADPRRPDVVYAGTQGNGVYRSADRGRTWSPLGMAGKVVKALAVSPHDPDVIYAGVKPAAVYKTTDGGQHWAELTGFRRIPNRWWWFSPAEPPFRAYVNALGVSPTEPDLVLAGVELGAVACSEDGGRTWSSHRRGALRDCHSLAFHQADGQWVYEAGGTGGGAAISRDGGRTWTQPRSGLAQKYGVVCAADPARPEIWYVALAPGPGKAYGGNAAAYLYRASGWADWEPIGWEPQPMGQMPRALVTRADAPGHLFVGTTYGSVWHTADYGDTWQRLPFDLGGGLSLLVL; encoded by the coding sequence ATGACCAATGGGCGCGCCGACATGGATTCGTATGTCTTCCTGGCTATCAACAACCGGCAGATCGTCCGCGCGGCGTGCGCCAACGGCGGCTGGCAAGTTGAGACCGTCCTGGCCGACCCCGCGCCGGTGACGCTGGCCGCCGACCCACGCCGGCCCGACGTCGTTTATGCCGGAACGCAGGGCAACGGCGTCTACCGTTCGGCCGATCGCGGCCGGACCTGGTCTCCGCTGGGAATGGCCGGGAAGGTCGTCAAGGCGCTGGCCGTCAGCCCCCACGACCCCGACGTGATCTATGCCGGGGTGAAACCGGCCGCCGTCTACAAGACCACCGACGGCGGCCAACACTGGGCGGAACTGACGGGCTTCCGGCGCATCCCCAACCGTTGGTGGTGGTTCTCCCCGGCCGAGCCGCCGTTTCGGGCCTACGTCAACGCGCTGGGCGTGTCGCCCACCGAGCCGGATCTCGTCCTGGCCGGTGTCGAGCTGGGCGCGGTGGCCTGCAGCGAGGATGGCGGCCGCACCTGGTCGAGTCATCGCCGTGGGGCCTTGCGCGATTGCCACTCACTGGCGTTCCATCAGGCTGATGGGCAGTGGGTCTATGAGGCGGGCGGGACAGGCGGCGGGGCGGCCATAAGCAGGGATGGTGGCCGCACCTGGACACAGCCCAGAAGCGGCCTGGCCCAAAAGTATGGCGTGGTCTGCGCCGCCGATCCGGCCCGGCCGGAAATCTGGTACGTCGCGTTGGCCCCTGGGCCGGGTAAGGCTTATGGCGGGAATGCCGCGGCCTATCTCTATCGCGCCTCGGGCTGGGCCGATTGGGAGCCTATCGGCTGGGAACCTCAGCCGATGGGCCAGATGCCGCGGGCGCTGGTCACCCGCGCCGATGCGCCCGGCCACCTTTTCGTCGGCACGACCTATGGCAGCGTGTGGCATACGGCCGACTACGGCGACACATGGCAGCGGTTGCCGTTCGATCTGGGCGGTGGATTGTCGCTGTTGGTTCTATAG
- a CDS encoding DUF6220 domain-containing protein, which translates to MKVSRTLYMLFAWLFVAGVMTQVFFAGMTVVAGRWPWTNHAGLGHFLGLPLLIMLVTMYAGKLPGRMKRLTWLLFLVYVLQADVLIFLRVSAPVLAAFHPVLALVDFALGLMLAWQATALMRAGEPLAAHQLQPDGVAGD; encoded by the coding sequence ATGAAAGTTTCGCGCACGCTCTACATGCTTTTTGCCTGGCTATTCGTGGCCGGGGTGATGACGCAGGTATTTTTCGCCGGGATGACGGTCGTCGCCGGGCGTTGGCCCTGGACGAATCACGCCGGTTTGGGCCACTTCCTGGGCTTGCCCCTGTTGATCATGCTGGTGACGATGTACGCCGGCAAGCTGCCCGGCCGGATGAAGCGGCTGACCTGGCTGCTGTTTCTCGTCTACGTCTTGCAGGCTGACGTGCTCATCTTCCTGCGGGTCAGCGCGCCCGTGCTGGCGGCCTTCCATCCGGTGCTGGCCTTGGTCGATTTCGCGCTGGGGCTGATGTTGGCCTGGCAGGCGACGGCGTTGATGCGCGCCGGCGAACCCCTGGCCGCGCATCAATTGCAGCCTGACGGTGTGGCCGGCGACTGA